In Risungbinella massiliensis, the genomic stretch ATGCCGTCTACTTCTTGCAAAAGCTTTTTGGGAAGACTAATCATAATCCTCTTGGTACCGGACAATTTTTGCGCACCCCCAACAATCATCACCGTTAGCAATTCCCTCATTTATACTACCATTATGTTGAATTGAATGCAAAAATATACTAAATGAGGACAAACAGTATTTCTATTTTAAAGAATGAACCAAACTAATAAAGTTACGAGGAGAGCAGAAAAAATCTCGTATAAAAAAATGTATTCGCTTTTCTTATTTAAATTCCTTCCGTTGTTTGTGAAACTATCGACATTCTAGAGTGAGGTAGCTGGTAAAAGATGATTTACAACGTCTACAATTTTTCCATTCTTTTTATAAATTCGTGGTACACGCCAATCCAATAAACACGTTACTTCATAGTGGATTGTACCCATCCACCTCGCAACTTCCTCTACACTTATTTGCTCTTCTCCCTGTTTTCCATAAAAAACGACTTCTTCTCCAATCGAAACAGGCATCGCCTCATCAACTTGTATCATAAGCTGATCCATACAAACACGTCCTACAATCGGAACACGTTTCCCTTTGATCAAAACTTGTCCACGATTGGAGAGTACACGAAGTATTCCATCTGCATATCCAATCGGTAGAGTAGCGATCGACTCTTCTTTTGTTGTTTGGTATATCTTCCCATACGAAATCCCCACGTCGGCTGGAACTTGTTTTATCATCCCAACTTTACTGTGAAGACTCATTGCTGGTCGAAGTGACAAAGTCTGATGAACCTCTTGTGATGGATAAAACCCGTAGAGGCTGATCCCCATCCGAATCATGTCATAAGATCTTTCTGGAAATTCAATTGCTCCAGCGCTATTAGAGGCATGAATCAGAGGAATATCGAATCCACTCGATTTAATTTGTTGCACCATTTCGTCAAAAAGGCGGAATTGTCTCTCATAATAGCTTTTGTCTCGATCATCAGAAGTAGCATAATGCGTAAAGAGGCCTTCTAATTCGACAAAAGCCGAGCCCGCCACCTTCTGTAAAAACGGAACTACCTCTTGTGGTTTTAAACCTAATCGACTCATACCGGTATCTACTTTAAGATGATATTTCACTTTTTGACGTAATCGGGAAGCAATTTTCTCCAATTCTAGATAATACGATTCGTCTGGAATCGACAACGTTATCTTCTCTTTGATCGCCCGTTCCATCGCATGAGGAGGAGTAACACCCATCACCAATATGGATGCAGTAATCCCAGCAGCTCGTAACTCCAATGCTTCATCAAGAAAAGCAACACCCAAATAATCCGCTCCTGCTTCTACTACTGCTTTTGCTACTGGAACTGAACCATGCCCATATGCATTTGCTTTCACAGCACACAATATTTTTGTCTTTTTGGGTATCCATTTTTGGAATTGATGGACATTATGTGTAATCGCATCTAGATCAATCTCAGCCCAAGTATCCCTACCTAGAAAAGGTTGCTTCATCTTTTTCACATCCGCATCTGCATAGTAAAATTATCTTATATTATAGCAAACACATGAAAAAACTAATCTGTTTCCAAAGAAAAAAGCATGGCTGGATTACACCATGCTATTTCTTCGGTTGGGAAGCAGTCGAGTTCGCAATCTTTACCATTTCTTCTAATGGTAGACTCCCAAACAGCTCAAACTCAACACCATTGTCCAACCAAGTCAATTTTCTAGATTCTTGGATCTCGGTCAATACTGCAATGGTTGGTTGTAGATCTACTAGAGAACTATCTAACGGAAGATGTGTTTCCAATGAGTTTGGAGAGCGCTGAATCAAAGTAA encodes the following:
- the alr gene encoding alanine racemase; this encodes MKQPFLGRDTWAEIDLDAITHNVHQFQKWIPKKTKILCAVKANAYGHGSVPVAKAVVEAGADYLGVAFLDEALELRAAGITASILVMGVTPPHAMERAIKEKITLSIPDESYYLELEKIASRLRQKVKYHLKVDTGMSRLGLKPQEVVPFLQKVAGSAFVELEGLFTHYATSDDRDKSYYERQFRLFDEMVQQIKSSGFDIPLIHASNSAGAIEFPERSYDMIRMGISLYGFYPSQEVHQTLSLRPAMSLHSKVGMIKQVPADVGISYGKIYQTTKEESIATLPIGYADGILRVLSNRGQVLIKGKRVPIVGRVCMDQLMIQVDEAMPVSIGEEVVFYGKQGEEQISVEEVARWMGTIHYEVTCLLDWRVPRIYKKNGKIVDVVNHLLPATSL